Below is a genomic region from Campylobacter geochelonis.
AAATTTTAAACAATTTTAGCTCCATTTTTCATCCTCATCCTCAGCATCAAATTTAGCATTTTGTTTATCTAATACATCTTGATATTGCTTGTATTTTGGGTCGTTTTCTAAGTCCTTCATATCTTGCATTTGAACTTTATACGCTCTATAAATGTTTAAAAAAGCAGCCCCAACTCCACAAAATGCAAAAAACCAAAAGAAAAACTTAAACCCAGTCCATTTAGAAACAT
It encodes:
- a CDS encoding AtpZ/AtpI family protein, with translation MKRITKNLNKIVRGANALSLGISIVAAVAIGVLMGYYVSKWTGFKFFFWFFAFCGVGAAFLNIYRAYKVQMQDMKDLENDPKYKQYQDVLDKQNAKFDAEDEDEKWS